GTGAACTCCGTGGCCACTACCAGCTGGAACTGGCCGTTTCCCGCCAAATCTCTGACTTCCCAAGAACCCGGACGCGCAGGGGCAGCATAGCTCTCGAACCCGGACGGCGTTTTGTCAATTACCGATAGCTGGCAGTTCCTACCGTCTGAATAGGAAACAACTAATGACAGATTGCCGGAGTGGCGCAGGTCAGCAAACTGAGACGAGCATATGCCGAGTTGAAAAAGCTCGCCACCGTCGGTGATCTCGTGAAGAAAGGCCAGCACCGCGTCATCGGACGGAGGATTGCTCGCCAAGCTATGCGGCGAGTTGACTGACCAATCGGCCGAGCCCAAGTCGGGTGGCGGAGAAGCCGTCTGGGCCCATCCGGATGACGATGATAGGCAGGCCAAGCAAAACGCTAGAACAACGGCTGTTATCTTGTTCATTGGTTGCCGCAAATGTCGGTCAGAGCGCGGGGGTGCGCGGCTTGAATGCTCCCGTGCGCTCGAAGGCGTCGCCCGCGCGCAGGAGTGTTTCCTCGGCGAACGGCGGCGCGATCAATTGCATCCCAATCGGCAGATTATTCGAATCGTGGCCGCACGGAATCGACATCCCCGGCAGACCGGCCAGGTTGACCGAAATCGTAAAGATGTCCGACAGGTACATCGTCAGCGGATCGTTCATCTTCTCGCCGATCTTGAACGCGGTGGTCGGCGCAACCGGCGTGACGATCAAATCGCACTGCTCGAACGCGCGCTCGAAGTCGTTGCGAATCAGCGTGCGCACCTTTTGCGCCTTCAGATAGTAGGCGTCGTAGTAGCCCGCCGAGAGTGCGAAGGTGCCGAGCATAATGCGGCGCTTGACCTCGGCGCCGAAGCCGTGCGCCCGCGTGGTTTCGTACAGCGCGATATTATCCTCGGCGTTGACGCGCAGGCCGAAGCGGATACCGTCGTAGCGGGCGAGATTGGCGCTCGCCTCGGCGGTCGCGACCAGGTAATACGCCGCGATCGCGTAGCCGGTGTGCGGCAGCGAGATTTCGACGGTCGAGGCGCCCAGAGATTCGTAGCTCTTGAGCGCGGAGCGCACCGACTGTTCGACTTCGGGCTGCATCCCTTCGACGAAATATTCCCGGGGCACGCCGATTCGGAGTCCCTTGACGCTGCCCGTCAGCGCGCGTTCGTAGTCGGGCACCGGACGCGCCGAGCAAGTCGAATCGCGAGCGTCCTTGCCGGCCAGGGTGCGGAGGATTATCGCGGCGTCGCGCACCGATCGCGCAAACGGCCCGACCTGATCGAGCGACGACGCGTATGCGATCACGCCGTAGCGGCTGACGCGGCTGTAAGTCGGCTTGATCCCGACCACGCCGCAGAACGACGCCGGCTCGCGAATCGATCCGCCGGTGTCGGTGCCGAGCGCACCCAGGCATTCGTGCGCCGCGACCGCGGCGGCGGATCCGCCCGACGATCCGCCGGCGACGCGCGCGGTATCATGCGGATTCATCGTCGGCCCGAACGCGGAGTTCTCGGTCGAGGAGCCCATCGCGAATTCATCCATGTTCGTCTTGCCGACGAAAACCGCGCCGTCGGCGCGCAGGCGCTCGATCACGGTCGCGTCAAACGGCGGCACGAACGTCTCGAGGATTCGCGACGCGCAGGTCGTGCGAATGCCTTTGGTCGCGTAAATATCCTTGATGCCGAGCGGAATCCCGCATATCGCCGGCGCGTTGCCCGCGCCGAGGCGAGCGTCGGCCGCGCGCGCCTGCTCGAGCGCCTCCTGCTCGCATACCGTGATGAACGCGTGGAGCCGGGGCTCGGCGGCGGCGATGCGGTCGAGGCAATCGCGCGTCAACTGCGTCGCGGTGATTTCGCGCGCGCGGAGCTTCGACGATGCGTCGGCGATTGTAAGTTTGTTCAGTTCCGATGCCATGCAGGGGATTGTCAGCTAAGTTTCTACTCGATTATTTTCGGCACTTTGAAGTAACCGCGCTCGCGCGAAGGCGCGTTCGCGAGCATCGCGTCCGCGTCGGGCCGGTTGGTCACCTCGTCGTCGCGCATGGGCGTGCCGGCCTCGCCGACCTGCGTGGTCGGCGCGACATCTTTGGTGTCGAGTTCGTTCAATTTATCAACGTAGGCAAGCATTTCGTCCATGTCGGCGCGCAGGCGCTCTTCCTCTTCCGGCGACCATTTCAGGCGCGCCAGACGCGCGACGTGGCGCACCTGCTCGAGGGTTATTTTTGTTCCAGCCATCGCGATTGCGGGCAAATGGTAACATTCCGCGCGTTCCATGTCAGGGCCGCACATAACTAACGCCGGACGCCGGAGCGTCCGTCGAGATTCTTCGCTACAGCAGCTTTCGCTCAGAATGACCCGAGTGGCCGCTCGCTTCTTTGTGTCATCCTGAGCAAGGCGAAGGATCTCGCGCGCCAGCGCGTCTTGCTCCAGCATCAACATCCGGTTATGCAAAGTTCTCCTTACAGGGAGAGGAAAATAAACAGGACAGCTTTTGCGCGGGGTGTTGACGCGCTTGAAATCGAAATCGAAAATTGGCGCGATTTTTCAACATCCTGCCCGGGCGGTGGCGTGGCTGGCTGCGCTGCGCGGAGCGGGCGCGCTGGGGCGGCGCGGCGAGCACGCTGCTGAAAAGCATCTGCGGCGCAATGGGTACCGGATCGTCGCGAGGAATTTTCGCGCCGCCGGAGCGGAAATAGATCTGGTCGCGATCGACGGCGAGACGCTGGTCTTCGTCGAGGTGAAGACGCGGCGCTCGCGTGCGGCGGGCGCGCCCGAAGAGGCCGTCGATGAGCGCAAGCAAAAGCGGATGCGGCGCGCGGCGGAAGCGTTTGCGACGCGTTATCGCGCCGACGAAATCGAGATGCGCTTCGACATTATCGCGGTTGACGCGTCGGGCAAGCGGCTGGAAATTGAACTGCTGAGGAACGCATTCTGAATGCTGGATATCAAGCTGATTCGTGAACGGCCCGATTTCGTAAAGGGCGAACTGGCCAAGCGCGGGATCGATCCCGCTGAAGTCGATCGACTGCTCGAGGCCGACCAGAAGCGCCGAAAGCTTCAAGGCGAACTCGACCAAATCCGAGCCAACCGCAAGCGGCGGGCAAGAGAGGTCGGCAAGCTGCCGCCGGCCGAGCGCGCGGCCGAGATCGCCAAGATTCGCGCCGAGGAAGCCGACGAAGAGAAGTTGACCAAGCTTTCCACCGGCTCATCGTCGGCAGGTGAAGCGGCAGATGCCGGCAGCCCATTGCTGGAATTGGGCGCTCAACTCGGTCTCGCAGAGCGCAAGGTCGAGGAGCTGGCGCTTACTCTCCCCAACATCCCGCGGCCGTACGTCGTCGCCGGCGCGAGCGAGGCCGACAACCGCGTGATCAAAACCGAGGGGACGGCGCGGGAGTTCACCGCGTTCAAGCCGCTCCCGCATTGGGAAATCGGCGAGAATCTCGGAATCATCGATTTCGATCGCGGAGTAAAACTCTCGGGCACGCGTTTCTACGTGCTGAGCGGCGCGGGCGCGAGGCTCGAGCGCGCGCTGATCGCGTGGATGCTCGACGTCAAGACGCAGGAGCAGGGATACCTCGAAATAATCCCGCCGTTGATGGTGAATACTGAGACTGTCACGAGCACGGGGCATTTTCCAAAGAACGCTGACACGATGTACCGCGATATAGAAGATGACTTCTGGTTTATCCCGACCGCCGAGGTTCCGCTGACCAGCCTCCATCGCGACGAAACCCTCGACGAAAGCGTCCTGCCGATTTACCTGACCGCCTACACGCCGTGCTTCAGGCGCGAGAAGATGTCGGCCGGGCGCGACGTGCGCGGTATCAAGCGAGGGCATCAGTTCGACAAAGTCGAGATGGTCAAGCTGGTCCGCCCGGAAACGTCGGACGACGAATTTCACAAGATGGTGAACGATGCCTCGGAGATCTGCCGGCGGCTGAAAATTCCGTTTCGCGTGGTCGAGCTATGCACGGCGGATCTGAGTTTCGCCAGCGCGGTGACTTACGATCTGGAGCTGTGGGCGCCGGGATGCGGCGAATGGCTCGAGGTCAGCTCCATTTCGAACTGCACGGACTTCCAGGCGCGCCGCGCGAAGATTCGCTTCAAGACCAAGGGCGGCAAGCCCGAGCTGGTGCATACATTAAATGGTTCAGGGCTGGCGTTGCCGCGGACTCTGATCGCGGTGCTGGAGAACTACCAGAACGAGGACGGCAGCGTGACGATTCCCGAGGTCTTGCGGCCGTACATGGGCGGAGTG
The Candidatus Binatus sp. DNA segment above includes these coding regions:
- a CDS encoding YraN family protein, giving the protein MKSKSKIGAIFQHPARAVAWLAALRGAGALGRRGEHAAEKHLRRNGYRIVARNFRAAGAEIDLVAIDGETLVFVEVKTRRSRAAGAPEEAVDERKQKRMRRAAEAFATRYRADEIEMRFDIIAVDASGKRLEIELLRNAF
- the gatA gene encoding Asp-tRNA(Asn)/Glu-tRNA(Gln) amidotransferase subunit GatA; the protein is MASELNKLTIADASSKLRAREITATQLTRDCLDRIAAAEPRLHAFITVCEQEALEQARAADARLGAGNAPAICGIPLGIKDIYATKGIRTTCASRILETFVPPFDATVIERLRADGAVFVGKTNMDEFAMGSSTENSAFGPTMNPHDTARVAGGSSGGSAAAVAAHECLGALGTDTGGSIREPASFCGVVGIKPTYSRVSRYGVIAYASSLDQVGPFARSVRDAAIILRTLAGKDARDSTCSARPVPDYERALTGSVKGLRIGVPREYFVEGMQPEVEQSVRSALKSYESLGASTVEISLPHTGYAIAAYYLVATAEASANLARYDGIRFGLRVNAEDNIALYETTRAHGFGAEVKRRIMLGTFALSAGYYDAYYLKAQKVRTLIRNDFERAFEQCDLIVTPVAPTTAFKIGEKMNDPLTMYLSDIFTISVNLAGLPGMSIPCGHDSNNLPIGMQLIAPPFAEETLLRAGDAFERTGAFKPRTPAL
- the gatC gene encoding Asp-tRNA(Asn)/Glu-tRNA(Gln) amidotransferase subunit GatC, with amino-acid sequence MAGTKITLEQVRHVARLARLKWSPEEEERLRADMDEMLAYVDKLNELDTKDVAPTTQVGEAGTPMRDDEVTNRPDADAMLANAPSRERGYFKVPKIIE